Below is a window of Musa acuminata AAA Group cultivar baxijiao chromosome BXJ3-11, Cavendish_Baxijiao_AAA, whole genome shotgun sequence DNA.
GATTAAGCAAGTATGTAGATGGTGATTATGTTAGCAATCTAAGTATACTGCAGTTAGATGCACTTGAAAGTGACACCAGTTGAAGTTATTGTGTATGAAGTTGATGGACCAGTTTATCGTTGCTCACATCACTTATGGTTCTCTAGTTAAGCTTTTGACACTTCCCTTTGTTTATTCTTGATGTCCCTATGCTCGGTTTTTCAAGTCGCTTCTTTCTTTGCTAATCCAACAGGACAAATGAATTTGTATGTCTTGTATACTAAATGAATTAACCTATCTGATGATTGATTATTTGCATTTCAGTGAACTGCTGATTTTAGATTAAATTTTAAGTTCTGAGTTCAGACTGGTTATGGGAAATATTAGTTCAAAGTTCCTTTTGAGTTTTGACCACTATTTTTTGCTTCATTTACTATTTTGATATTCCTATTCTATAGATTTTCAACAAGTTGCATCTCTCTGTCATGGTTTGGTAAGTCATATCCAAGATACTGGAACAGACTGATTCATTGATCTCCTTCAATAAAATGTGGCTTGTGCATGTAGGTTTTAGATCCCCACTTGTATTATTAAAGATTCATCACTATCATAACTGATCTTGTACCATCTACAGCCTGTATAGTAGGATAACGCAGGACTTATTCATATCGAGAAGGGAGCAGATCCTTGTTGCATTCAGCCTCAGCTTGTATTTGTTAACATAACATTAAATTGCATGCACTTCTGGCAGCAATTCTTATCTGTTCTCTGATAGTTTGTTTGATATGAATCAGCACTGTCACTTCCAGTCTATTCAATATTCATGTTGATTTTGTGGAACAAATTCTTGTTAATGACAAAGTCCTAGTACCTCATCATTTTGCGGGCCTGCATATGTGCACAGCATGAAGCTTGAAGGTGAAACCCActgcaaaattttgtttacataaGAGTGTCTGTTGTAGTTTGATATCTGTTGATGTTTGCAGCATGTAACTGGAATAACCATGATGGATTTTTGTTCATCGTCTTTCTTTACCAAGGTAACATTTTGATGTCTAACGTTAATGTGCTCCTTGTCTCTTGAAGTATTAAGCATAAATTTTCAGTATTTATATTCCTTGTGCTTTGTTTCCAGTCATAATATGGACTTGTTTTATGGAAGATTGGTTGGGTATAATATTGATTATCTCAActagttaaaattttaaatcttgaTAGCCTCAAATCCTACCAAGAAATAAAAACTTTTTGCTTATTGTTTAGACCGTCCTATCTTAATTGATCAACTTGAACCTGAGATAGTTATGTGATGGTTCTTGTTTATGTCCTCGACTTGAAGGTGGAGTTGAGCTCAAAGAACCACTTCTCGGCATTGTACTTCCCCGTAGATGATTTTTCTGTGAATCAGTAACAGTATCAGCTTATGGCTGTTTCTTTAATTGCAATTGCAACAAGTATAATCCTGTAGATAATTCCTTTTTTGTGAAGGTTTTTGTAGTATGTATTGACTGAACTGGTGATTTACATAAACAAATAGACCTTAATATCATgtttgtttttcttagtgaccattGACATTGTTCAGATCATTATCTCCAGAATAATATTACAGCACGAGAAGTCAACAAAGTAGAGACATGTAAAACTCCCCTCAAGCATCAGACTTCTCAGCCACTTCTGTTTGCTTGTTGACCCTGCTTCTGAGTTCTTCAAAAGCACGCATGCTTTCTGCATCAAATCCTCCAGCAAACTGCAAGTTCACACAAAATGAGTCATGACATGAAAGAAACAGGTGTGTTTTACCTTGTGAATTATCAGCTCTtctagttgacgtttttatcatgAGACAAGCATGAGAACTTTACCTGATGGACCCGGAATGCAAATCTTACACCTTGCAGAACCAAAAACTCTCTGTTTGGCTCTTTGTCGCTGCCACTGAGAGCATCAAGTTCTGAAGAAACCCTCTTCATGTACTTCCTTGCCAGCTGAACTGTTGACAGTTTGATCTGCCAAAACATCCGTATGTCTTTGAGCTTATTCTTATTTCCAGCTCTTCAAGATCATAATTGAAGCACAAAGTATGTTGTTAGATTAATCTTTATATGGTTCACTACCTTGCCCACCACACCAGAGTCCAGCAGCCAATCAGTTGGAATCCCGAACTCCCTGTAACGAGCAATTGCCATGTCTCGAGTTCGCAGCAGTGCATACACACTTTGCTCCATTCTGCAACATCAAGGTCACAAGCTCTGAGAAGGCGGCCCAAAAGTATCACCTAAACCACTCTGCATACCCCGATGTACTTACTTCTCGAGCAGAGAGTACATCTTCTTGACAGCAGCCTCGCAGGGCAGTTTGGGGTCGTCTTCGAAGGACGAAACCTGTTTCTCCAACTTCATCAGGTCTTGGTACTCGAAAGCTGCTTCTCTCAGAGCATCAGCTTTGCTCTCTGGCCAGTCGAAGTGCTTCAGAACGGCTCTCTCGTCCACCTGCGAATCCAATCGATCATGACAACAGAAGATGAACAGCGTCAGGTATTTGAGCTCAGTGGATGTTGCCTACCAAGAAGGAGAGTTCTTCATCTAGCCAGTTGACGAACGCAACAAGATCCTCGATGTTGGTGAACCTTGCAGCTCTGACCTCGGCGGCCAAGGATTCAACAAAGTCGCCCTGTGTCTCGACATCAGCTTTCACCTGCATCAGCACCAAGTAGATATCGTCATTGAGTCCAACAGATGATGTGAGTAGCGAAGGGAATCGATGTGCTTACAGCCAACAGGAACGTTGATCGGTTGGCGATCTCGCCCAGCATGTTGTTCCTGGCATCTGCTACGTTGGATGCAGTGACGAAAACTGTTGATGGCTCCTTCTTGGCCTCGCGTTTCATGAGAGACTGGTAGAACTCAACCAGCTCAGGTGCTCGATGGACCTTGTCGCCGCCGGGCGTCTTCGATAGCCCACCGGGGGGAGGAGGAGGCCGCGGTGGAGGAGGCGGCGCGCCAGGACGTGGTGGCAACGGTGGAGGTGGTGGCACACCACTTGAACTGTTGGTGGAGCTCGGAGCACCACCACCAGATGATGGCTTCGGAGGCGGTCGGGGCACCCTCGGCGCCCTCTTCTCGATCTGTGCAAGCTGCATCTTGCTCACCACTGAGCTATCGATTTTGCTGCCGTTAGGTTGCTCACCTGGTTCAGTGGCTGCAGGTACCTTCTCCTTTATCAGGGCAAGCTTTGGAGGCAATGCTGCCTTCGTCCTCGACTCTGTGCATGGATTCAGAGCCGAGTTGTGGCTGAAACGTTCTGCTCGAGCTTGCTCGGCTTTCTCCTTGATTTGCTTCTCTCTTTCCATTGCCAGCTTATGCCGGTCTTTGAACGCAGGATACTTCTCTTCAGCCACTCCCTCCACCGACTTTGACATCAAGTGGAAGGACGCAGCGACATTGTTCAGCTGCTCATCCGAGGAGACCTGCGTCCTAATGCGCGGAAGATTGGCTTCCTCCAAGAACTCATTCGGGTCCTGCTCCTTCTTCCCGTAGGTGGTGATGGCGACGCCATCTCCGGCGTTTCTGAGCATGAGCGTCTCCAATGGCCCTCTCGATCTCTGGCTGCTCCTCATCGGGGAGCGGTCGCCCAGCGAGCGCGTCGGGGAGGAGGAGACGCTAGCGTCATCCTTGCTCTTCCCCCACCTCCTCAGCTTCTGGATCAGACCTTGCTTCTTGCTCACGGAGCTGAGCCTACTGGAGAAGCTGTCCACCGAGGCGTTGTCGAAGTCTTCACTTCCCGGAGAAGAAGGCATGGAAGAGACGCTCTCCATGTCAGTGTCGCCTTGTCCGCGCTCCGATCCGGCGTACTCCATCAGCAGCCGCTTGGCTTTCTCCTGAGACTTGGGGCTGAGGCTCTTGTTGAGATCTCGAGCTGAGACTTTGCCGGAAGGTGTTTGGTGGTTCCGGAGCTCGTACCTCAGGCATGCATTGACCCACCTCAGGTAGACCAACTCCTCCACTTCACTGAACCTGTTCATCTGTAGGCCTTCTACTTGCTTGGATAAATCTTCATTCGCATGCCTTAGATTATTAATCTCCTGCCTGGCCTGAGCCACCAGTTCGGTCTGCACATGCAagaggcaacatgatcatagtttgAGGAGGATATCATGACTTGAAATAATCTgcttctgataaatctttcttttgagaaATACTAGTGTGATATCAACTCATAAAACTTTGAGATCAAAAGAACAATCAAGAGAATCAACAATTAAACATGAATAATTATGTAAGATTTGTTTTTGGCATATTTTAATATGACTccatttaataaaaaaacttctACATAAACTGAATCCAAGCACAAACTTTCTATACaccattttataaaaataataataataataattttctcttttagtcTCTCTAAATCAGATATATAAATCCTCCTCCTACACAAAACTTGACATGCCTAAATTATTTTATAGAGCATCCAATCTTTAATTTTcaaatatttctttcatttatatagaaatattttttatatttgtatatatttccTCCAAAAAGCCTGATTCTAATTAAGAAATAAAAAGATGCTTTTCAAACCTAACAAATCATAACCTTTCAACACCAGCCACCTGCATTATTATTTGCtcattgtaaagattttgaacTTTATCAATAGCAGAAAGTATAAATAATAGTTCCAGGACCCACTTACAAAAGACAAATCCAAGATAAGTTTGTCGTAGCAAAACATAGAATGTGGATAAAGCATAGCCACAGGCATGGCACTCCTACAGCCACAACGTTTCTTCCATCTCATGAACACAAGAAGGAGCACAAAGAGCAATCTTTTGAAGCCAGCATTGAATCCAACATACCTCTGTCATGTTGGAAAGAGCAGCCGCTTTGGCTTCAGCTGCATCCAGCTTCACGACCAGCTCTCTCTTCTCATGTTGCAGTTCCTTGTTCTTCCTCCTCAGTTCCAGAACCTCCACCTCCAAATCCTTCACAGCCTTGAGCCTCTTCTCCACTTCCACCTCCTTCTTCGcagcctcctcctccttcgcctgGAGGCTGGTCACCTGCTgcttcagcagcagcagctgccccTTGGTCTGGCTTGCAGCCTGCTGAATCTGCCGCTGCAGTTCCCTGATCTTGCTCCTCGCCACCTCCAGTTCCTTCTTTGCCGAGACGCCCTGCGCGACCTCGTCTTGGAGCTTCTTCCTCTCGGCTTGCAGAGAGTTGATGGTGATGTTGAGCATATCGATCTCT
It encodes the following:
- the LOC135652685 gene encoding protein CHUP1, chloroplastic-like isoform X2, with the translated sequence MLARLSFLVAASVAAYAVKQANTSRPPRLKPSEKAEETTKHDSEEGDYDATDRKIHHEEEEEEEEEEKVKTISSVISPAPIALPLHDLEDEEILPEFEDLLSGEVELPLTSDKFDVKDRSQYDIDMEINASELERLRRLVKELEEREVKLEGELLEYYGLKEQESDVVELQKQLKIKTVEIDMLNITINSLQAERKKLQDEVAQGVSAKKELEVARSKIRELQRQIQQAASQTKGQLLLLKQQVTSLQAKEEEAAKKEVEVEKRLKAVKDLEVEVLELRRKNKELQHEKRELVVKLDAAEAKAAALSNMTETELVAQARQEINNLRHANEDLSKQVEGLQMNRFSEVEELVYLRWVNACLRYELRNHQTPSGKVSARDLNKSLSPKSQEKAKRLLMEYAGSERGQGDTDMESVSSMPSSPGSEDFDNASVDSFSSRLSSVSKKQGLIQKLRRWGKSKDDASVSSSPTRSLGDRSPMRSSQRSRGPLETLMLRNAGDGVAITTYGKKEQDPNEFLEEANLPRIRTQVSSDEQLNNVAASFHLMSKSVEGVAEEKYPAFKDRHKLAMEREKQIKEKAEQARAERFSHNSALNPCTESRTKAALPPKLALIKEKVPAATEPGEQPNGSKIDSSVVSKMQLAQIEKRAPRVPRPPPKPSSGGGAPSSTNSSSGVPPPPPLPPRPGAPPPPPRPPPPPGGLSKTPGGDKVHRAPELVEFYQSLMKREAKKEPSTVFVTASNVADARNNMLGEIANRSTFLLAVKADVETQGDFVESLAAEVRAARFTNIEDLVAFVNWLDEELSFLVDERAVLKHFDWPESKADALREAAFEYQDLMKLEKQVSSFEDDPKLPCEAAVKKMYSLLEKMEQSVYALLRTRDMAIARYREFGIPTDWLLDSGVVGKIKLSTVQLARKYMKRVSSELDALSGSDKEPNREFLVLQGVRFAFRVHQFAGGFDAESMRAFEELRSRVNKQTEVAEKSDA
- the LOC135652685 gene encoding protein CHUP1, chloroplastic-like isoform X1, producing the protein MLARLSFLVAASVAAYAVKQANTSRPPRLKPSEKAEETTKHDSEEGDYDATDRKIHQHEEEEEEEEEEKVKTISSVISPAPIALPLHDLEDEEILPEFEDLLSGEVELPLTSDKFDVKDRSQYDIDMEINASELERLRRLVKELEEREVKLEGELLEYYGLKEQESDVVELQKQLKIKTVEIDMLNITINSLQAERKKLQDEVAQGVSAKKELEVARSKIRELQRQIQQAASQTKGQLLLLKQQVTSLQAKEEEAAKKEVEVEKRLKAVKDLEVEVLELRRKNKELQHEKRELVVKLDAAEAKAAALSNMTETELVAQARQEINNLRHANEDLSKQVEGLQMNRFSEVEELVYLRWVNACLRYELRNHQTPSGKVSARDLNKSLSPKSQEKAKRLLMEYAGSERGQGDTDMESVSSMPSSPGSEDFDNASVDSFSSRLSSVSKKQGLIQKLRRWGKSKDDASVSSSPTRSLGDRSPMRSSQRSRGPLETLMLRNAGDGVAITTYGKKEQDPNEFLEEANLPRIRTQVSSDEQLNNVAASFHLMSKSVEGVAEEKYPAFKDRHKLAMEREKQIKEKAEQARAERFSHNSALNPCTESRTKAALPPKLALIKEKVPAATEPGEQPNGSKIDSSVVSKMQLAQIEKRAPRVPRPPPKPSSGGGAPSSTNSSSGVPPPPPLPPRPGAPPPPPRPPPPPGGLSKTPGGDKVHRAPELVEFYQSLMKREAKKEPSTVFVTASNVADARNNMLGEIANRSTFLLAVKADVETQGDFVESLAAEVRAARFTNIEDLVAFVNWLDEELSFLVDERAVLKHFDWPESKADALREAAFEYQDLMKLEKQVSSFEDDPKLPCEAAVKKMYSLLEKMEQSVYALLRTRDMAIARYREFGIPTDWLLDSGVVGKIKLSTVQLARKYMKRVSSELDALSGSDKEPNREFLVLQGVRFAFRVHQFAGGFDAESMRAFEELRSRVNKQTEVAEKSDA